In Aquiflexum balticum DSM 16537, a single genomic region encodes these proteins:
- a CDS encoding aldo/keto reductase, which produces MTNLYTELAPDLKISKVLTGLWQIADMEKDGNILDPNIASLEMAPYVEAGLTTFDMADHYGSAEIIAGNFYNRHPLGKKAQLLTKWVPKPGKSSKEETRKAIQLSLDKLQVEKIDLLQFHAWSYPDATWLDQLFWLSELKEEGLIKQIGLTNFDAAHLRIICASGIPVVSNQVSHSLIDQRASGEMAQVCKEYGVKILAFGTLAGGFLSDKWLGRIQPSSESGATWSQMKYKRFIDVAGGWEKFQDLLENVDKVAKKHQVSIANVATKYIIDQEYVGGVIIGARLGQSIHIEDTKRLFSFELDDVDKSVIHNAQSQLFPVPGDCGDEYRKPPFLTASGDLSHHLDGFPKPYEVINGANGSKEVFSGTVWEGMAGYSRATRRGNRISVSGTTATHGYKIIGGADAAAQAHFVFDKIEAAIISLGGKMEDVIRTRIFVNNIKDWEPVARAHGQRFAHIQPANTLVEAKLVGEGYLVEIEAEAEIL; this is translated from the coding sequence ATGACAAATTTATACACTGAACTAGCCCCCGATCTTAAGATTTCCAAAGTCCTGACCGGCCTTTGGCAGATTGCGGATATGGAGAAAGATGGGAATATACTTGACCCGAATATTGCTTCTCTGGAGATGGCGCCATATGTGGAAGCCGGATTGACTACTTTTGATATGGCAGACCATTATGGATCGGCGGAAATCATAGCAGGCAATTTTTACAACCGTCATCCTTTAGGCAAAAAAGCACAGCTACTGACCAAATGGGTACCAAAACCAGGAAAATCCAGTAAGGAAGAAACCCGAAAGGCCATTCAATTATCCTTGGATAAACTTCAGGTTGAAAAAATTGATTTGTTGCAGTTTCATGCCTGGTCATATCCCGACGCTACTTGGTTAGATCAGCTTTTTTGGCTTTCTGAATTGAAAGAAGAAGGATTGATCAAACAAATTGGGCTGACAAACTTTGATGCTGCACATCTCAGAATTATTTGTGCAAGTGGCATTCCGGTAGTTTCGAATCAGGTTTCCCATTCTTTGATCGATCAAAGGGCATCAGGAGAAATGGCGCAAGTCTGTAAAGAATATGGGGTGAAGATTTTGGCTTTCGGTACTTTGGCAGGCGGGTTTTTATCCGATAAATGGTTGGGAAGAATACAACCTTCTAGTGAAAGTGGTGCTACCTGGTCGCAGATGAAGTACAAAAGATTTATTGATGTTGCCGGAGGTTGGGAGAAGTTTCAAGACCTATTGGAAAATGTGGATAAAGTGGCAAAAAAGCATCAGGTGTCCATTGCCAATGTGGCTACCAAGTACATCATAGACCAGGAATATGTGGGGGGTGTAATCATCGGTGCAAGGTTGGGTCAAAGTATTCATATTGAGGACACTAAGCGATTGTTTTCATTTGAATTGGACGATGTGGATAAGTCAGTTATCCACAATGCACAATCACAATTATTTCCAGTTCCCGGAGACTGTGGTGATGAATACAGGAAGCCTCCTTTTTTGACAGCATCAGGAGATCTGAGTCATCACTTGGATGGATTTCCAAAACCCTATGAGGTAATAAATGGTGCCAATGGAAGCAAAGAGGTTTTCAGCGGAACAGTTTGGGAAGGTATGGCCGGTTACAGTCGGGCAACAAGAAGAGGAAACCGGATTTCTGTATCCGGGACCACCGCAACCCATGGTTACAAAATTATCGGAGGAGCTGATGCTGCTGCCCAAGCTCATTTTGTGTTCGATAAAATTGAGGCAGCTATTATTTCTTTGGGAGGAAAAATGGAGGATGTAATCAGGACCAGAATATTTGTTAACAACATCAAGGATTGGGAACCTGTGGCCCGTGCACACGGACAGCGCTTTGCCCACATTCAACCTGCCAATACTTTGGTTGAGGCAAAATTGGTGGGGGAAGGTTATTTGGTGGAAATTGAGGCAGAGGCGGAGATATTGTAA